In Aurantimicrobium minutum, the following proteins share a genomic window:
- a CDS encoding dienelactone hydrolase family protein yields MTSAEPILSDITIPLESGEHIPGRLAVPQGKGPFPAVVIVHEVFGIDESMTSHISRMASAGYLVLMPDLYSRGGMRKCLKATFRALVDGTGQAYQDIEAAKNYLLSRPDCTGKIGVMGFCMGGGFALQLVNKGYDAAAVNYGQAAKDLDTQLQGSCPIVASFGGKDLSLKGAGPKLEAALTKAGIPHDVKVYPEASHAFMNPTQAGPKALRPLMNTVVGFKPRPEEAADAWQRIERFFGEHLG; encoded by the coding sequence ATGACGTCCGCGGAACCGATTCTTTCGGATATCACCATCCCTCTTGAGTCTGGTGAACACATCCCGGGCAGGCTCGCTGTACCTCAAGGGAAGGGTCCCTTCCCTGCAGTGGTGATTGTGCACGAGGTGTTCGGGATTGATGAATCCATGACTTCCCACATCTCCCGGATGGCCAGTGCGGGATACCTGGTTCTCATGCCTGATCTCTATAGTCGCGGTGGCATGCGGAAATGTTTGAAAGCCACCTTCCGCGCACTCGTGGATGGAACAGGTCAGGCATATCAGGATATTGAAGCTGCAAAAAACTATCTGCTGTCCAGACCTGATTGCACCGGCAAGATTGGCGTGATGGGCTTTTGCATGGGCGGTGGTTTCGCCTTGCAGCTGGTGAACAAAGGCTATGACGCTGCTGCAGTGAATTACGGCCAAGCGGCGAAGGATCTCGATACACAACTACAGGGATCTTGTCCGATTGTGGCCAGTTTCGGAGGGAAAGATCTTTCCCTCAAAGGTGCAGGACCCAAGTTGGAAGCAGCTTTGACCAAGGCAGGTATCCCGCACGACGTGAAGGTTTATCCCGAAGCTTCACACGCATTTATGAACCCCACACAAGCTGGCCCGAAAGCTCTGCGTCCCCTTATGAATACTGTCGTTGGATTCAAGCCACGTCCGGAGGAAGCAGCCGATGCCTGGCAGCGCATCGAGCGCTTCTTTGGCGAACATCTTGGCTAA
- a CDS encoding DUF2252 domain-containing protein: MSVNYGAQASIDFFSRPRPTREQRRILGEHRREQVPLESHAGLPAPHEREEALGILRGQEADREQSLVPLRYERMSQNPFAYLRGAAAVMAHDLSLQPNSGIEVQLCGDAHLANFGMFASQERSLVFDLNDFDETAPGPFEWDVKRLAASFALAARNNGLSRDEQFTACQISAQSYREWMSAFSERKTLDLWFAKVDVKWMMSQMKNSDIRSMFEKASNKAKKKTVDSAVNKLTEVVDGQRRFRADPPLLTPIDDAAVGTVVEALAPVFTDYIKTLQPDRAILLSRYSFKHLAFKVVGVGSVGTRAYVMLLESGDGEPLILQAKQASASVLEPYVGESVFSNSGERVVVGTRLMQATGDPFLGWCHGGATTPHDFYFRQLWDMKGSIDVAKLDVEGINSYARICGAVLARAHARAGDASFITGYLGTSKAFDKAIAEYALGYADISEHDHQQLITALATS; encoded by the coding sequence ATGTCAGTGAACTATGGCGCCCAAGCATCTATCGATTTCTTTTCACGGCCTAGGCCTACTCGTGAACAACGCAGAATTCTTGGGGAGCATCGCCGTGAACAAGTTCCGTTGGAAAGCCATGCGGGTCTTCCAGCACCCCACGAACGTGAAGAGGCGCTGGGTATTCTGCGCGGACAAGAAGCAGACCGCGAACAGTCTTTAGTGCCGCTGAGATACGAACGAATGTCTCAGAACCCTTTTGCCTATCTGCGCGGGGCGGCTGCTGTCATGGCCCACGATCTTTCCCTGCAACCCAACAGTGGTATTGAAGTGCAGCTGTGCGGGGATGCCCACCTGGCAAACTTTGGCATGTTTGCCTCACAAGAGCGCAGCCTGGTTTTTGACCTCAATGATTTTGATGAAACTGCTCCGGGACCTTTTGAGTGGGATGTGAAGCGATTGGCTGCCAGCTTTGCGCTGGCTGCTCGCAACAACGGTCTCAGTAGGGACGAACAGTTCACTGCGTGTCAGATATCTGCTCAGTCATACCGCGAATGGATGTCTGCCTTCAGTGAGCGCAAAACCTTAGATTTATGGTTTGCCAAAGTGGACGTCAAGTGGATGATGTCGCAGATGAAAAACTCGGACATTCGTTCCATGTTTGAAAAGGCAAGCAACAAAGCCAAGAAGAAAACCGTTGATTCTGCCGTGAACAAACTCACCGAGGTTGTCGATGGACAGCGACGCTTCCGCGCCGATCCACCCCTGCTGACTCCTATTGATGACGCGGCCGTAGGCACTGTTGTTGAAGCACTCGCACCGGTCTTCACCGACTACATCAAAACGCTGCAACCTGACCGTGCAATCTTGCTCTCTCGCTACTCGTTCAAACACCTCGCTTTCAAAGTAGTTGGAGTGGGGTCCGTGGGTACTCGGGCATATGTCATGTTGCTTGAGTCTGGTGATGGTGAACCCCTGATTCTGCAGGCAAAGCAAGCCAGCGCCTCAGTACTTGAGCCCTATGTGGGAGAGAGTGTTTTCTCCAACTCGGGTGAAAGAGTTGTTGTGGGAACCCGTCTCATGCAGGCAACCGGCGACCCCTTCTTGGGTTGGTGCCATGGTGGAGCGACTACCCCACATGATTTTTATTTCCGTCAACTGTGGGACATGAAGGGATCCATCGACGTAGCCAAGCTTGATGTCGAAGGCATTAATTCTTATGCCCGTATCTGCGGAGCAGTGTTAGCGAGGGCACATGCTCGCGCTGGCGATGCCTCCTTCATCACCGGATACTTGGGAACCTCGAAGGCCTTTGATAAAGCCATCGCGGAATATGCGCTGGGTTATGCCGATATTTCTGAGCATGATCATCAACAACTCATCACTGCTCTGGCCACTTCATGA
- the ppk2 gene encoding polyphosphate kinase 2, with product MSDTFDTAEILKSSFTPEDLLDDDAPTTLTEDDAWRQGFPYDTKMTRKEYEHRKHVLQVELLKLQVWIKETGQRVIILFEGRDAAGKGGTIKRFMEHLNPRGARVVALEKPTERERTQWYFQRYVEHLPAAGELVMFDRSWYNRAGVERVMGYCTEAEYEEFIRSAPEFERMLAKSGVKIFKFWFSVGEAEQRRRFLERRTDPVKRWKLSPTDLASLDKWDAYTEAKEAMFRATSTDVAPWTVVKSNDKKRARLEAMKWVLNAFNYEGKDSSVIGLNDSLIIGSPAEVYDQGESPTTAIPVVTKLR from the coding sequence ATGAGTGACACGTTCGACACCGCAGAAATTCTCAAGTCCAGCTTTACGCCGGAAGATCTGCTGGATGACGATGCCCCCACCACACTGACCGAAGATGATGCTTGGCGGCAGGGTTTCCCCTACGACACCAAGATGACTAGGAAAGAGTATGAGCACCGCAAGCATGTCTTGCAGGTGGAACTGCTCAAACTGCAGGTGTGGATTAAAGAAACAGGTCAACGCGTCATCATCTTGTTTGAAGGCCGTGATGCTGCGGGTAAGGGTGGAACCATCAAACGCTTCATGGAGCACCTCAACCCTCGTGGTGCACGAGTGGTTGCTCTCGAAAAACCAACAGAGCGTGAACGCACCCAGTGGTATTTCCAACGCTACGTCGAACATCTCCCAGCCGCGGGAGAACTCGTCATGTTTGACCGCTCTTGGTACAACCGCGCAGGGGTGGAACGTGTAATGGGATATTGCACGGAAGCGGAGTATGAAGAATTTATTCGCTCTGCTCCAGAGTTCGAACGCATGCTCGCAAAGTCTGGAGTCAAGATTTTCAAATTCTGGTTCTCTGTGGGGGAAGCGGAGCAGCGTCGACGCTTCCTCGAACGTCGTACAGACCCCGTTAAACGCTGGAAGCTTTCCCCCACTGATTTAGCATCACTGGATAAATGGGATGCCTATACCGAAGCCAAAGAGGCAATGTTTAGAGCCACCAGCACCGATGTGGCGCCGTGGACAGTCGTGAAATCGAACGATAAGAAACGTGCACGCCTCGAAGCGATGAAGTGGGTACTGAATGCCTTCAACTACGAGGGCAAGGATTCCAGTGTGATTGGCCTGAACGATTCACTGATCATAGGTAGCCCTGCTGAGGTCTACGACCAGGGTGAATCTCCCACCACCGCCATTCCTGTTGTCACGAAGTTGAGGTAG
- a CDS encoding Pr6Pr family membrane protein, whose translation MSTPSRKITALVRWGISAWVFAAIATQIWSEVANDAFYPEKYFSYFTIQSSLINIVAFAVGGWLAWTRVQDTRLFTIVRVSVFSYAIVTGVVYNLLLRNIPSEGYEPPAWCNESTHVWVPIVIVLEWLFASGRIALRLRAMWWALLYPLAWVAFTVIRGMITGWWPYPFLEPDGPNGVGGVVAYIFGIAAFMAFNAFIALLIARVWARLRSQPLHP comes from the coding sequence GTGAGCACACCGTCGCGCAAAATCACTGCACTAGTCCGCTGGGGAATTTCAGCCTGGGTCTTCGCAGCAATCGCCACCCAAATTTGGTCCGAAGTGGCCAACGACGCCTTTTATCCAGAAAAGTACTTTAGTTACTTCACCATTCAATCCAGCCTGATCAACATCGTCGCGTTCGCGGTCGGTGGCTGGTTAGCGTGGACCCGGGTACAGGATACGAGACTGTTCACAATCGTTCGCGTCTCTGTCTTCTCTTATGCGATCGTCACCGGTGTGGTTTACAACCTGTTACTGCGCAACATTCCTTCCGAAGGGTATGAGCCTCCTGCGTGGTGCAACGAAAGCACACACGTGTGGGTTCCTATCGTGATTGTGCTCGAGTGGCTTTTTGCTTCAGGCCGAATCGCTCTGCGCCTCAGAGCAATGTGGTGGGCTCTGCTTTACCCGCTTGCATGGGTTGCCTTCACCGTGATTCGAGGAATGATCACCGGGTGGTGGCCTTATCCCTTCCTTGAACCTGATGGCCCTAACGGTGTTGGCGGAGTGGTGGCATACATCTTTGGTATTGCCGCGTTCATGGCATTCAATGCGTTTATCGCATTGCTCATTGCACGAGTGTGGGCACGCCTGCGCTCGCAGCCTCTGCACCCTTAG
- a CDS encoding DUF5652 family protein: protein MYTDQGLLVEEPGLFALILILVLWSSIWKAFALYRAGSLKSVPWFTVLFVLNTAGILEILYLFVFSKKKQQEEVAA, encoded by the coding sequence ATGTACACTGATCAAGGCCTCCTGGTTGAAGAACCTGGCCTCTTTGCCCTCATCCTTATCCTCGTTCTCTGGAGCTCAATCTGGAAGGCCTTCGCGCTGTATCGCGCAGGGTCATTAAAGTCTGTTCCCTGGTTCACCGTGCTGTTTGTTCTCAACACTGCAGGCATTCTCGAAATTCTCTACCTCTTCGTCTTCAGCAAAAAGAAGCAGCAGGAAGAAGTAGCCGCTTAG
- a CDS encoding Nramp family divalent metal transporter, with amino-acid sequence MAEHDVEIAELLEPGQKPSPHHPSRERVKGKGYFRRLGPGIVTGAADDDPSGIGTYSQVGAATGNRLLWSAPLLLPLAFAVQEACARIALVTGHGLAGVIKRRMPAPILYLCLALVVVANTVNISADLGSMAAALQLLVPVPQLLGVVLFAAIIVIAEVFVPYHQYAKILRWLCLSLLAYVAVMFVAQVEWSQVLHDLFIPQFTWSKGDIALLIAIAGTTISPYLFFWQSAEEVEERRKSSHYRVTSTHVRAMRGDVFAGMFTGVFVMAAIMITAAATLHKNGITDIQTAEQAAQALTPIAGDFAGVLFLLGIVGTGLLSVPVLAGASSYAMAETFGWRESLEKRPSQARAFYGVIFFSILVGLILNLIGLNPMQFLVIAAITNGLAAPILMAVIWWLASDEKLLGKWKSPLWSRILLGIATIAMALLPLLWLLAP; translated from the coding sequence ATGGCAGAACATGACGTAGAAATCGCCGAACTTCTTGAGCCTGGGCAAAAACCAAGCCCGCACCACCCTTCACGTGAACGTGTTAAGGGAAAAGGGTATTTCCGTCGTCTCGGTCCCGGCATTGTCACCGGCGCTGCCGATGATGATCCTTCTGGAATCGGTACCTATTCTCAGGTAGGTGCAGCAACCGGGAACCGGTTGCTGTGGAGTGCCCCACTTCTGCTGCCCCTCGCTTTTGCCGTTCAAGAAGCCTGCGCACGTATTGCTCTTGTGACCGGGCACGGACTGGCCGGAGTTATCAAGAGGCGCATGCCTGCGCCCATTTTGTATCTGTGCTTGGCACTGGTTGTGGTCGCCAACACGGTCAATATTTCTGCTGATCTTGGTTCTATGGCTGCGGCACTGCAGCTTCTTGTTCCTGTTCCTCAACTTCTGGGCGTGGTGCTTTTCGCCGCGATTATTGTTATCGCTGAGGTGTTTGTTCCCTATCACCAATACGCCAAGATTCTGCGCTGGTTGTGTTTGTCGCTGTTGGCCTATGTGGCCGTGATGTTCGTTGCTCAGGTTGAGTGGTCCCAGGTCCTTCACGATCTCTTTATCCCCCAGTTCACCTGGAGTAAAGGAGACATTGCTTTGCTGATCGCTATTGCGGGAACAACCATCTCTCCCTATCTGTTCTTTTGGCAATCTGCTGAAGAGGTTGAGGAGCGTCGAAAGAGTTCTCACTATCGCGTGACATCAACACATGTTCGTGCCATGCGCGGAGACGTCTTTGCTGGAATGTTCACCGGTGTCTTCGTCATGGCAGCCATCATGATTACCGCCGCGGCCACTCTGCACAAAAACGGAATCACCGATATTCAAACTGCTGAACAAGCGGCGCAAGCCTTGACCCCCATAGCGGGAGATTTTGCGGGAGTGTTGTTCCTGTTGGGCATTGTGGGAACAGGTTTGCTTAGTGTTCCCGTCCTCGCAGGAGCAAGCTCCTATGCCATGGCTGAAACTTTTGGGTGGCGTGAGAGTTTAGAAAAGCGTCCCAGCCAAGCCAGGGCCTTTTATGGCGTGATTTTCTTTTCCATCTTGGTGGGACTTATTCTCAACCTCATCGGGCTCAACCCGATGCAGTTTCTGGTCATTGCCGCGATCACCAATGGCTTGGCTGCGCCAATCTTGATGGCGGTGATTTGGTGGCTTGCCAGCGATGAAAAACTCTTGGGCAAATGGAAGAGCCCCCTGTGGTCGCGCATACTGTTAGGTATTGCGACTATTGCGATGGCTCTACTGCCATTGCTGTGGTTGTTAGCGCCCTAA
- a CDS encoding MFS transporter produces the protein MTSPRTRWFGLLFISLAVSLIIVDSTIINVSIPSIIEDLGITSTQVQWVQESYTLVFAALLLVFGALADRFGRRRVMILGMAIFVVSSVIAGFSQSGDILIAARVLQGFGGAMVLPTTLSLVNATFQGKERGIAFAIWGSTIGGMVAVGPLLGGWLTTDYSWRWAFGINIPVGIIIIIGALLTVKESKEESATGSIDWMGAFYSVIAMSTLVFALIEGRTYGWWEVNKPFTVGDWTWPGKISIIPVLFLIFILASTLFITHGANRIRKGKSALISFNLFTIASFRNGNIAAMVISLGEFGIILSLPLWLQFVIGYDALQTGFVLLGLAGGAFVASGLAGGLSGRVSPVTMVRMGILLEIVGVTGVGFAISPSASWVNVVPWLFVYGLGVGLATAQLTNVILKDVPVQESGQASGTQSTSRQLGSALGIAILGTILFTSVQIQLTNDLTSEGLPEEQVTQVVTAVVDSAGGAIVQLEADPTTQPVADNAKQALSDGTRYGAFAAAGFLVLGFLATLSLGSTRKEEVEQIKESDENHVI, from the coding sequence ATGACTTCTCCACGCACACGCTGGTTCGGCCTGCTATTTATTAGCCTCGCCGTTTCGCTCATCATCGTTGACTCGACCATTATCAATGTTTCGATTCCCTCCATCATCGAAGACTTAGGAATTACCAGCACCCAGGTGCAGTGGGTTCAAGAGTCCTACACTCTCGTCTTTGCAGCGTTACTCCTCGTGTTTGGTGCACTCGCTGACCGCTTCGGCCGCCGCCGGGTGATGATTCTCGGTATGGCCATCTTTGTTGTGTCCTCGGTGATTGCCGGATTCTCTCAAAGCGGCGACATCCTCATTGCTGCTCGTGTGCTGCAAGGTTTCGGTGGCGCCATGGTTCTGCCCACCACCCTGTCGTTGGTCAATGCCACTTTCCAGGGCAAAGAGCGAGGCATCGCCTTTGCTATCTGGGGTTCAACCATTGGTGGAATGGTGGCCGTTGGGCCGCTTCTTGGTGGATGGTTGACCACTGACTACTCATGGCGTTGGGCTTTTGGTATCAATATCCCTGTCGGAATCATCATCATTATTGGTGCACTGCTCACGGTTAAGGAATCCAAAGAAGAATCCGCCACAGGCAGTATCGACTGGATGGGTGCGTTCTACTCCGTCATAGCAATGTCGACTCTGGTGTTTGCCCTCATCGAAGGCCGCACCTACGGCTGGTGGGAAGTCAACAAGCCATTCACTGTGGGCGACTGGACGTGGCCAGGAAAGATTTCAATCATTCCTGTGCTGTTCCTCATCTTCATCCTCGCGTCCACGTTGTTTATTACCCACGGCGCTAACCGCATTCGCAAGGGTAAGTCCGCCCTGATCTCCTTCAACCTGTTCACGATTGCCTCCTTCCGCAACGGAAACATCGCAGCCATGGTGATCTCGTTGGGCGAATTCGGCATCATCTTGTCACTTCCTCTGTGGTTGCAGTTCGTTATTGGCTATGACGCACTGCAGACAGGTTTTGTTCTGTTGGGTCTCGCCGGTGGTGCGTTCGTCGCCTCCGGTTTAGCCGGAGGTCTGTCCGGTCGAGTCTCTCCGGTCACGATGGTGCGCATGGGTATCCTGCTGGAAATTGTGGGTGTGACCGGCGTCGGCTTCGCCATTTCTCCAAGTGCATCGTGGGTCAACGTGGTGCCATGGTTGTTCGTTTACGGTTTGGGTGTTGGTCTTGCCACCGCTCAGCTGACCAACGTGATCTTGAAGGATGTTCCCGTCCAAGAATCCGGTCAGGCTTCTGGAACTCAGAGCACCTCGCGCCAGCTTGGTTCTGCGTTGGGTATCGCCATCTTGGGAACAATCTTGTTTACCTCGGTGCAAATCCAGCTCACCAATGACCTCACCTCTGAGGGTCTGCCTGAAGAGCAGGTCACCCAAGTGGTTACCGCGGTTGTGGATAGCGCCGGTGGAGCCATTGTCCAGCTCGAGGCGGATCCCACCACGCAGCCCGTGGCAGACAATGCCAAGCAGGCTCTTTCTGACGGAACACGTTACGGTGCCTTTGCCGCTGCAGGATTCTTAGTCCTTGGTTTCTTAGCAACCTTGTCGCTAGGTTCCACACGCAAAGAGGAAGTAGAGCAGATCAAAGAATCTGACGAAAACCACGTCATCTAG
- a CDS encoding acyl-CoA dehydrogenase: MSILDKVETVNDVATENDAAMIDRAYLSRYLLGKWADVRLASRALAGKPEMHNIPGLGMDEHRARVLGQLKLLVENGQVHRAFPAAYGGLDDHGGNLAAFQELVAADPSLQIKSGVQWGLFTAAIAHLGTKEHHDRFLPSAMSLETPGIYAMTETGHGSDVSSIATTATFDEATGEWVINTPFRGAWKDYLGNAALHGKAAVVFAQLITKGVNHGVHGFYVPIRDENGSFLPGIGGEDDGYKGGLNGIDNGRLHFDHVRIPRNNLLNRYGDVDENGNYTSPIASPGRRFFTMLGTLVQGRVSLDGACVNASKIGLQIAVTYGNQRRQFSNSGQEETVLLDYQRHQRRLIPLLATTYAQTFSQEVLLEKFDAVFSGLDDSDASREDLETMAAAFKPLSTWHALKTLQDCREACGGQGFLAENRLTLLRADMDVYATFEGDNNVLLQLVAKRLLTDYSRKFKDADTGSLARLVMEQVTERAVTGSGLRRLGQNVHDLGSTARSVKELRDPETQRDLLTDRVETMIANIALELRDAKKTGEEAEAFNRNQSALIEAAIAHGHLLQWEAFTNALDKITDEGTRQVVTWVRDLFGLHVIEQNLSWYLINGRLSAQRASAVTAYVDRLITRLRPHAQDLVDAFGYGQEHLRAEISSGVEQERQDEARAYMAELVRSGKAPIPEKSSRK, translated from the coding sequence ATGTCTATCCTCGACAAAGTTGAGACAGTAAACGACGTAGCAACAGAAAATGATGCCGCGATGATTGATCGCGCCTATTTATCTCGCTATTTGCTGGGCAAATGGGCAGATGTTCGCCTCGCTTCCCGTGCACTCGCCGGTAAGCCAGAGATGCACAACATCCCAGGCCTTGGTATGGACGAGCACCGCGCTCGCGTGCTTGGACAACTCAAACTTCTGGTGGAAAACGGACAGGTCCACCGGGCTTTCCCTGCCGCCTATGGCGGGCTCGATGATCACGGCGGAAACTTGGCAGCTTTCCAGGAGTTGGTAGCCGCTGACCCTTCTCTCCAGATTAAGTCGGGTGTGCAGTGGGGATTGTTTACTGCCGCAATTGCTCACCTGGGAACCAAAGAACACCACGATCGTTTCCTGCCCTCGGCAATGTCTTTGGAGACCCCAGGTATCTATGCCATGACCGAGACCGGGCACGGCTCCGATGTGTCCTCCATTGCCACCACCGCCACCTTCGATGAGGCAACAGGGGAATGGGTTATCAATACACCCTTCCGCGGAGCATGGAAGGACTACTTGGGTAATGCAGCACTGCACGGAAAAGCAGCAGTGGTCTTCGCTCAACTCATTACCAAGGGAGTCAACCACGGAGTCCACGGCTTCTATGTGCCTATCCGTGACGAGAACGGAAGCTTCCTTCCCGGTATCGGCGGAGAGGACGACGGATACAAGGGCGGACTGAACGGTATTGATAACGGCCGTCTGCACTTTGACCACGTCCGCATTCCACGCAACAACCTGCTGAACCGTTACGGTGACGTCGATGAAAACGGCAACTACACCTCACCAATTGCCAGCCCCGGGCGTCGTTTCTTCACCATGCTGGGAACCTTGGTTCAAGGACGTGTCTCCCTCGATGGTGCCTGCGTCAACGCTTCCAAGATTGGTCTCCAAATAGCGGTGACCTACGGCAACCAACGCCGCCAGTTCTCCAACTCCGGCCAAGAAGAAACCGTTCTCCTGGATTACCAGCGCCACCAGCGTCGTCTCATTCCGCTCCTTGCCACGACCTATGCTCAGACGTTCTCTCAAGAAGTTCTGCTGGAGAAGTTTGATGCGGTCTTCAGCGGACTAGATGATTCAGACGCGAGCCGCGAAGACTTAGAAACCATGGCTGCTGCCTTCAAGCCGCTGTCCACCTGGCACGCACTCAAGACTTTGCAGGATTGTCGTGAAGCATGTGGTGGTCAAGGGTTCCTGGCAGAAAATCGGTTGACTCTGCTGCGTGCAGACATGGATGTCTATGCCACCTTCGAAGGTGACAACAATGTTCTCCTTCAACTCGTGGCAAAGCGCCTGTTGACCGATTACAGCAGAAAGTTCAAAGATGCAGACACCGGCTCCCTTGCTCGCCTCGTAATGGAGCAAGTCACCGAACGTGCCGTGACTGGATCTGGTTTGCGCCGCCTGGGTCAAAACGTTCACGACCTTGGCTCCACTGCTCGTTCCGTGAAGGAACTTCGTGACCCAGAAACGCAACGTGATCTGCTCACCGACCGGGTAGAGACCATGATTGCGAACATCGCGCTTGAACTGCGTGATGCCAAGAAGACGGGCGAAGAAGCAGAAGCTTTCAACCGAAACCAGAGCGCCCTTATCGAAGCAGCTATTGCACACGGCCACTTGCTGCAATGGGAAGCATTCACTAATGCTCTCGACAAGATCACTGATGAGGGAACTCGCCAGGTTGTGACCTGGGTTCGTGACCTCTTCGGCCTCCACGTCATTGAACAAAACCTGTCCTGGTATTTGATCAACGGTCGTCTTTCTGCGCAGCGCGCATCGGCAGTGACCGCATATGTGGATCGTTTGATCACTCGTCTGCGCCCCCACGCACAAGACCTCGTTGATGCGTTTGGGTATGGGCAAGAGCACCTGCGTGCTGAAATTTCTTCCGGTGTCGAGCAGGAACGACAGGACGAAGCCAGAGCATATATGGCAGAACTTGTTCGTTCAGGCAAAGCACCCATTCCAGAAAAATCTTCCAGAAAGTAG
- a CDS encoding EamA family transporter — protein MLTVIFGLSGALVFGSGDFLGGLASKRMGAFLATGIAGLIGLFLLIGFTFIIPGEISDGAIVWGLLSGLCGAVAILLLYAALAIGPMSILSPLGALISAIFPVMWALLINGESLVWFGYVALVIGAIAIVLVAFTPEKEAVKPKARGIIFAVISGILIGLFLIVLDQAPSDAGIYPLVFNRFVNITIMFSVVFGMALIRWAHRKGYFGKDGSPRADLVVGDAGATDYRNGILLALGCGILDATGNALLLLGIQTGNLSVMSVLTAMYPAGTIILAALVLREKITKLQLVGMVLALTAAALLALS, from the coding sequence ATGCTCACCGTGATTTTTGGCCTGTCTGGTGCCCTCGTTTTTGGTAGCGGTGACTTCCTCGGAGGCCTTGCTTCCAAGCGTATGGGTGCCTTTTTGGCCACCGGCATTGCCGGACTTATTGGCCTGTTTCTCCTCATTGGATTCACCTTCATCATCCCCGGTGAAATCAGTGACGGCGCCATTGTGTGGGGTTTGCTCTCTGGACTGTGTGGGGCTGTAGCCATTCTCTTGCTCTATGCAGCACTAGCCATTGGCCCCATGAGTATTCTTTCTCCTCTGGGTGCATTGATCTCTGCAATCTTCCCTGTGATGTGGGCCCTGCTCATTAACGGCGAAAGCCTGGTGTGGTTTGGTTATGTCGCCCTTGTCATTGGTGCCATCGCTATCGTTCTAGTTGCTTTCACCCCTGAAAAAGAAGCGGTGAAACCCAAAGCTCGCGGCATTATCTTCGCAGTCATCTCCGGCATCTTGATTGGGCTATTCCTCATTGTTTTGGATCAAGCACCATCGGATGCGGGCATTTATCCGCTGGTGTTTAACCGTTTCGTGAACATCACCATCATGTTCTCTGTGGTTTTTGGCATGGCGCTTATTCGGTGGGCACACCGAAAAGGTTATTTCGGGAAAGATGGCTCACCCCGGGCAGACCTCGTCGTTGGTGACGCCGGAGCAACCGACTATCGCAACGGAATCCTGCTCGCACTCGGCTGCGGAATTTTAGACGCCACAGGAAATGCACTGCTGTTGCTGGGAATCCAAACCGGAAACTTGAGTGTGATGTCTGTGCTCACCGCGATGTATCCAGCAGGAACCATCATCCTTGCGGCCCTGGTGCTGCGGGAAAAAATCACCAAACTTCAGCTGGTGGGCATGGTTCTCGCACTCACGGCAGCAGCACTTCTTGCTCTGAGCTAG